In a genomic window of Sulfurimonas denitrificans DSM 1251:
- the ruvA gene encoding Holliday junction branch migration protein RuvA produces MIVGVRGVLVSKEPSFVHVDVGGVVYEVFISLQSFSALSGNEVKLFTSHVIREDAQLLYGFLELGEKKLFERLIKINGVGPKVAMAICSTYTPSQFAVVLNNKDITAVQRVPGIGPKSAGRILVELSGFDTELIISASEPKSLAVAQASEALESLGFKKDKISKALGSCSAVDTAILVKEALKLLQTI; encoded by the coding sequence GTGATAGTCGGAGTCAGAGGAGTTCTTGTCTCAAAAGAGCCATCATTTGTACATGTAGATGTAGGCGGTGTTGTTTATGAAGTTTTTATATCATTGCAGAGTTTTTCTGCTTTGAGCGGCAATGAGGTTAAGCTATTTACTTCACATGTAATTAGAGAAGATGCTCAGTTGCTTTATGGATTTTTAGAACTTGGTGAAAAAAAACTCTTCGAGCGTCTTATCAAGATAAACGGAGTAGGTCCAAAAGTGGCGATGGCTATCTGCTCTACATATACGCCCTCTCAATTTGCAGTTGTCTTAAACAACAAAGATATAACAGCCGTTCAAAGAGTTCCAGGAATTGGTCCTAAGAGTGCAGGGCGGATTTTAGTTGAGCTTAGCGGTTTTGATACTGAGTTAATTATATCTGCAAGTGAGCCAAAGAGTCTAGCGGTAGCTCAAGCGAGTGAAGCACTAGAATCATTAGGGTTTAAAAAAGATAAAATTTCAAAAGCACTAGGTTCATGTAGTGCAGTTGATACAGCCATATTAGTAAAAGAGGCACTAAAGCTTCTACAAACAATTTAA